A part of Anolis sagrei isolate rAnoSag1 chromosome 3, rAnoSag1.mat, whole genome shotgun sequence genomic DNA contains:
- the LOC137096674 gene encoding receptor-transporting protein 2-like: MNSWRAVFEQQIRRVKPNGAWRLTMDQALDFHHLPRGWKCSLQKHANASFTCSQCSRQWSSHRVVILFHLHYKPYTRQGRVQMRFFRQRCIVCHSNKYEGPEFTEEAVTKVVKQLIRSIRKKCYGEPIDDTELDQVDTNRTGPHRHEYCEAYNLGINRSGGHHATAPDWRDEEPETPVPSFIRLDEPTRALVCAICVICFIFLFAIIFPADRKK; this comes from the exons ATGAATTCTTGGAGAGCAGTTTTTGAACAACAGATCAGGAGAGTGAAACCAAATGGCGCCTGGAGACTGACGATGGATCAGGCACTTGATTTCCACCACTTACCACGTGGATGGAAGTGCTCATTGCAGAAACATGCCAATGCaag CTTCACATGCTCACAATGCTCCCGTCAGTGGTCGTCTCACCGAGTTGTCATCCTATTCCACCTGCATTATAAGCCATACACGAGGCAAGGAAGGGTCCAGATGAGGTTCTTCCGACAACGGTGCATTGTGTGCCATTCCAACAAGTATGAAGGGCCAGAATTTACTGAAGAGGCTGTGACGAAAGTGGTGAAACAACTGATCAGAAGCATACGAAAGAAATGCTATGGGGAGCCCATTGATGACACCGAATTAGACCAGGTGGACACCAACAGAACCGGTCCTCACAGGCATGAATATTGTGAGGCTTACAACCTGGGGATAAACAGAAGCGGAGGGCACCATGCAACAGCTCCCGACTGGAGGGATGAAGAGCCAGAAACCCCAGTGCCATCATTCATCAGACTAGATGAACCTACTAGGGCCTTAGTTTGTGCCATCTGCGTCATTTGTTTTATCTTTCTGTTTGCGATTATTTTCCCTGCTGATCGGAAAAAATAG
- the LOC132769781 gene encoding receptor-transporting protein 4-like encodes MKKLNMDYWRAVFEELIRREKPNDAWRLTMDKALDFHQLQYGWKDSLQEHANASFTCSQCFRHWSSHRVFILFHLHWKPYTRQGRVQMRFCGQQCLVCHSKYEEPEFTEEAVMKVVNQLIRSIRKKCYGEPIHDTELVEVDTHRTGPHKLEYCEAYHLGIHRSGGHHATAPSWRYESIEIPETTEEPGTPAPSSIRPDESCCPFVCAIL; translated from the exons ATGAAGAAGCTAAATATGGATTATTGGAGAGCAGTTTTTGAAGAACTGATCAGGAGAGAGAAACCAAATGATGCCTGGAGACTGACGATGGATAAGGCACTTGATTTCCACCAGTTACAATATGGATGGAAGGACTCATTGCAGGAACATGCCAATGCaag CTTCACATGCTCACAATGCTTCCGTCACTGGTCGTCTCACCGAGTTTTCATCTTATTCCACCTGCATTGGAAGCCATACACGAGGCAAGGAAGGGTCCAGATGAGGTTTTGCGGACAACAGTGCCTTGTGTGCCATTCCAAGTATGAGGAGCCAGAATTTACTGAAGAGGCTGTGATGAAAGTGGTGAACCAGTTGATCAGAAGCATACGAAAGAAGTGCTATGGAGAGCCCATTCATGACACCGAATTAGTCGAGGTGGACACCCACAGAACTGGTCCTCACAAGCTTGAATATTGTGAGGCTTACCACCTGGGGATACACAGAAGTGGAGGGCACCATGCAACAGCTCCCAGCTGGCGGTATGAAAGCATAGAGATTCCAGAGACCACTGAAGAGCCAGGAACCCCAGCACCATCATCCATAAGACCAGATGAATCTTGTTGTCCCTTTGTTTGTGCCATTCTCTGA